The following are from one region of the Streptomyces changanensis genome:
- a CDS encoding VanW family protein, whose translation MRRRPILPARPAAWTGGALAVGVGGLYAAGLFFGGGEIDAGTTIGGVEVGGLTRAEAVRTVEQQLSAPASRPLVVRVGDRDAMVDPRRAGLSFDVPRSVDQVARSGADPVAVIGGLFRSGRRVEPVVRVDEDEARDALTALAGSLDRTVRDGAVVFDGGRAREVPARTGYALDVDAAVAPLTDAFPAEKAGPVTVLPSRRTDPKVTAQETRRAMGEFARPAMSAPVTLTLAGERVTITPAVVGAHLEMRPDAAGRLVPRLDGKGLLAAPEVARPVSALTGPPENAVLRLDGERVVVAADGKVGRRVTPGALSGAVLPLLTRSGADARTGELPARVTRPAVTRENASELGLKEEMSSFTVGFERAEYRTKNIGRAAELIDGSVVLPGETWSLNRTVGERTEANGFTEGVIILDDKYAKAAGGGVSTVATTVFNAMFFAGLEPVEYGAHSFYIERYPEGREATVAWGHLDLRFRNDSGHAMAIRAKATDTSVTVTFLGTKKYDEVKAVKGPRTRVQQPAKKVSADEACVPQTPLEGFDVTVDRVFVQDGREVRREPFHTRYTPRDEVVCQATEDRTAPDGREPAAQDR comes from the coding sequence ATGCGCCGCCGCCCGATACTTCCCGCACGGCCCGCCGCCTGGACGGGCGGCGCGCTCGCCGTCGGCGTCGGCGGGCTGTACGCCGCCGGGCTGTTCTTCGGCGGCGGTGAGATCGACGCGGGTACCACGATCGGAGGGGTGGAGGTCGGGGGGCTGACCCGGGCGGAGGCCGTCCGCACGGTGGAGCAGCAGCTGTCGGCACCCGCCTCGCGCCCCCTCGTCGTGCGGGTCGGTGACCGCGACGCCATGGTGGACCCCCGCCGGGCAGGGCTCTCCTTCGACGTCCCCCGCTCCGTCGATCAGGTCGCGCGCTCCGGCGCCGATCCGGTCGCGGTGATCGGCGGGCTCTTCCGCTCGGGTCGGCGGGTCGAGCCGGTGGTGCGGGTCGACGAGGACGAGGCCCGCGACGCCCTGACCGCCCTGGCGGGGTCGCTGGACCGGACGGTACGCGACGGCGCGGTGGTCTTCGACGGGGGCAGGGCCCGGGAGGTCCCCGCCCGCACCGGGTATGCCCTGGACGTCGACGCGGCGGTCGCCCCGCTGACGGACGCGTTCCCCGCGGAGAAGGCCGGGCCGGTGACGGTGCTGCCGAGCCGGCGGACCGACCCGAAGGTGACCGCGCAGGAGACGCGGCGGGCGATGGGCGAGTTCGCCCGCCCGGCCATGTCGGCGCCGGTCACCCTCACCCTGGCCGGCGAGCGTGTGACGATCACCCCGGCCGTCGTCGGCGCGCACCTGGAGATGCGGCCGGACGCCGCCGGCCGGCTGGTTCCCCGGCTCGACGGCAAGGGCCTGCTGGCCGCCCCCGAGGTGGCCCGCCCGGTCTCCGCCCTCACCGGCCCTCCCGAGAACGCCGTCCTGCGGCTCGACGGCGAGCGGGTCGTCGTGGCCGCCGACGGCAAGGTCGGCCGGCGGGTGACGCCCGGGGCGCTGAGCGGAGCGGTCCTGCCCCTGCTGACCCGGTCGGGCGCCGACGCCCGTACCGGTGAGCTGCCCGCGCGGGTCACGCGGCCGGCCGTGACCCGGGAGAACGCCTCCGAACTGGGCCTGAAGGAGGAGATGTCGTCCTTCACCGTGGGCTTCGAGCGGGCCGAGTACCGCACGAAGAACATCGGCCGGGCAGCGGAACTCATCGACGGCTCGGTGGTGCTGCCGGGCGAGACCTGGAGCCTCAACCGGACCGTCGGCGAGCGCACCGAGGCCAACGGGTTCACGGAGGGCGTCATCATCCTCGACGACAAGTACGCGAAGGCGGCCGGGGGCGGCGTCTCCACCGTGGCCACCACCGTCTTCAACGCGATGTTCTTCGCCGGACTGGAGCCCGTCGAGTACGGCGCGCACTCCTTCTACATCGAGCGCTACCCGGAGGGCCGCGAGGCGACGGTCGCGTGGGGCCACCTCGACCTCCGCTTCCGCAACGACTCGGGCCACGCGATGGCCATCCGCGCCAAGGCCACGGACACCTCCGTGACCGTCACCTTCCTCGGGACGAAGAAGTACGACGAGGTCAAGGCGGTGAAGGGGCCGCGCACCCGTGTGCAGCAGCCGGCGAAGAAGGTCAGCGCCGACGAGGCGTGCGTACCGCAGACCCCGCTGGAGGGCTTCGACGTGACCGTGGACCGGGTGTTCGTCCAGGACGGCCGGGAGGTCCGGCGCGAGCCGTTCCACACGCGCTACACGCCGCGGGACGAGGTCGTCTGCCAGGCGACGGAGGACCGGACGGCACCGGACGGCCGGGAGCCGGCGGCGCAGGACCGGTGA
- a CDS encoding helix-turn-helix domain-containing protein, producing the protein MPHLPADDPPDAPATFDAALRQALRQRGLPLQRVCDRLAERGIRISPATLSHWQRGRSLPERPQSLRAVRKLEEILAVPRGHLVGLLQPHRPRGRARTSGQDVTASRRVFAPGSEVERALGAAFALFNRDIAPLSIHEAVHVAEDRCIRRLSVTQVLRAICDGPDRLTLVHQVDEGVPPELDFTVHCGALGAVRTEGPLRCVVADILLGRPLRRGETAVVRYDVDFPSGPAASSFYERRVRTNLREYLLHVSFAPGAVPATCHKYYRRRTDAPQEQVARLVVDASRAAHLYPGKCTPGVHGMHWTWPPGPDDDTG; encoded by the coding sequence ATGCCGCACCTCCCCGCCGACGACCCCCCGGACGCCCCGGCAACCTTCGACGCGGCGCTCCGGCAGGCCCTCCGCCAGCGCGGTCTGCCCCTGCAGCGCGTGTGCGACCGCCTGGCCGAGCGCGGCATACGGATCAGCCCCGCCACGCTCAGCCACTGGCAGCGCGGCCGCAGCCTGCCCGAACGCCCGCAGTCCCTCCGGGCCGTGCGGAAGCTGGAGGAGATCCTGGCCGTACCCCGCGGCCACCTCGTCGGACTCCTCCAACCCCACCGGCCGCGGGGGAGGGCGCGCACCAGCGGCCAGGACGTCACCGCCTCGCGCCGCGTCTTCGCCCCGGGTTCCGAGGTGGAGCGGGCCCTCGGCGCCGCGTTCGCGCTCTTCAACCGGGACATCGCCCCGCTCTCCATCCACGAGGCGGTCCACGTGGCCGAGGACCGCTGCATCCGCCGCCTGTCCGTCACCCAGGTGCTCCGCGCCATCTGCGACGGCCCGGACCGGCTGACCCTCGTGCACCAGGTCGACGAGGGCGTGCCGCCGGAGCTCGACTTCACCGTCCACTGCGGCGCGCTCGGCGCGGTGCGGACGGAAGGTCCCCTGCGGTGCGTGGTCGCCGACATCCTGCTGGGGCGGCCCCTGCGGCGCGGCGAGACCGCCGTCGTCCGCTACGACGTCGACTTCCCGTCGGGGCCCGCCGCCAGCTCGTTCTACGAACGTCGCGTCCGCACCAACCTGCGTGAGTACCTGTTGCACGTCTCCTTCGCCCCCGGAGCGGTGCCGGCGACGTGCCACAAGTACTACCGGCGCCGGACCGACGCCCCGCAGGAGCAGGTCGCCCGCCTCGTCGTCGACGCCTCGCGGGCCGCCCACCTGTACCCGGGGAAGTGCACCCCCGGCGTCCACGGCATGCACTGGACCTGGCCGCCCGGCCCCGACGACGACACCGGCTGA
- a CDS encoding alpha/beta hydrolase, which yields MVDGAPTGDGDDGRLVVRRAPGEAAAAVLFLHGGRADALDAPRPLDLPALRLRPFASAVLRATRGDAVAVAGVRYRHRGWNGSREDALQDARRALEELHRRAGPVPVVLVGHSMGGRAALRLAGDRYVRGVVALAPWCPPGEPVAHLRGRHVVALHDERDRVTAARGSWELVRRSRQAGAGAVGVSMPRGGHAMLRDAGAWHRLTTEAALGMLGLGPCPDGLLRPDPAADVPVPADRFAR from the coding sequence ATGGTGGACGGCGCGCCGACCGGTGACGGCGACGACGGGCGGCTCGTGGTCCGGCGCGCGCCGGGGGAAGCGGCCGCGGCGGTGCTGTTCCTGCACGGCGGGCGGGCCGACGCGCTCGACGCCCCGCGCCCGCTCGACCTCCCCGCCCTGCGCCTGCGCCCCTTCGCCTCCGCCGTCCTGCGCGCCACGCGCGGGGACGCCGTCGCCGTCGCCGGCGTGCGCTACCGCCACCGCGGCTGGAACGGCTCCCGCGAGGACGCCCTCCAGGACGCGCGCCGCGCCCTGGAGGAGCTGCACCGGCGCGCCGGGCCGGTACCCGTCGTGCTCGTCGGGCACTCCATGGGCGGCCGGGCCGCCCTGCGCCTGGCGGGTGACCGGTACGTGCGCGGCGTCGTCGCCCTCGCGCCCTGGTGTCCGCCCGGCGAGCCGGTGGCGCACCTGCGCGGTCGGCACGTCGTCGCCCTCCACGACGAGCGGGACCGCGTCACCGCCGCCCGCGGCTCCTGGGAGCTGGTGCGCCGGTCGCGGCAGGCGGGCGCCGGCGCGGTCGGCGTCTCCATGCCGCGGGGCGGGCACGCCATGCTGCGCGACGCCGGAGCCTGGCACCGGCTCACCACCGAGGCGGCGCTCGGCATGCTCGGCCTGGGCCCCTGCCCCGACGGCCTCCTCCGACCGGACCCCGCCGCGGACGTGCCCGTCCCGGCCGACCGGTTCGCGCGCTGA
- a CDS encoding dienelactone hydrolase family protein: MTTMTTRTVEYPADGLTMIGHLALPTGVDRRPAVLLGPEGMGLSDVERRRADALAELGYVALAFDLHGGRYLGDPEEMLARCLPLLADPDRMRRIGHAALDVLRTEPRTDPERIATVGYGTGGAIGLELGRDGVNLHAIGTVNATTTGRPGEAARIRCPVWAGVGSEDPIMSPAQRTAFTAEMQAAGVDWRLTVYGGALHGFHHPPVDHPTVPGVGYHPRHAQRAWRDVVDLLAECLPVTEDPGV, translated from the coding sequence ATGACGACGATGACGACGCGTACGGTCGAGTACCCGGCCGACGGTTTGACGATGATCGGGCACCTCGCGCTCCCCACCGGCGTCGACCGCCGGCCCGCGGTGCTGCTCGGACCGGAGGGCATGGGGCTCAGCGACGTCGAGCGCCGCCGGGCCGATGCTCTCGCCGAGCTGGGATATGTAGCGCTGGCCTTCGACCTTCACGGCGGGCGCTATCTGGGTGACCCCGAGGAGATGCTGGCCCGTTGCCTGCCGCTGCTCGCCGACCCCGACCGGATGCGGCGCATCGGCCACGCGGCGCTCGACGTGTTGCGCACCGAACCGCGGACCGACCCCGAACGGATCGCCACCGTCGGCTACGGCACCGGGGGCGCGATCGGGCTGGAACTCGGGCGCGACGGCGTCAACCTGCACGCGATCGGGACAGTCAACGCGACTACCACGGGCCGACCGGGCGAGGCAGCGCGCATTCGCTGCCCGGTGTGGGCGGGGGTCGGGTCGGAAGACCCGATCATGTCGCCCGCGCAACGGACCGCGTTCACCGCCGAGATGCAGGCCGCGGGCGTCGACTGGCGCCTCACGGTCTACGGCGGAGCCCTGCACGGCTTCCACCACCCGCCGGTCGACCACCCCACGGTCCCCGGCGTCGGCTACCACCCACGGCACGCGCAGCGAGCCTGGCGCGACGTCGTCGACCTGCTCGCCGAGTGTCTGCCCGTGACGGAGGACCCGGGGGTATGA
- a CDS encoding cellulose binding domain-containing protein, giving the protein MRSPTARRPWTRATALLACLVLPLAAMVGLAAPAQAADAQATYRKTQDWGGGFTGQWTVKNTGTTAIDGWTVSWDFPAGTSVTSAWDATVTGSGTRWTARNASYNGTLAPGASVSFGFNGTGSGGADATGCALNGAPCDGSGTPGDAPPSAPGTPTAGTVTDTAVTLRWTAATDDKGVRNYDVYRGSAKVATVTAAGHTDTGLSPGTTYEYSVRARDTADQVGPAGGTLTVTTTGGGDGGARFVQASPYLYLGWGDPPNATEVMRATGTKWFTMAFILARNGCTPAWDGQRPLTGGVDESTIRAIRAAGGDVVPSIGGWSGNKLGPNCSTPEALAGAYQKVIDAYGLKAIDVDIENTDEFENAAVQDRILTALKIVKRNNPGLRTILTFPTLVSGPNSWGDRLIERAHALDADIDNFTIMPFNFGGGADMYGSTVTATEGLKDKLVSVFGWSDAQAYAHIGISGMNGSSDTGEVTTPRIWTQIRDWANAHHISRLAFWSVNRDRPNWEFTTITAGFTG; this is encoded by the coding sequence TTGAGATCCCCCACCGCCAGACGCCCGTGGACACGGGCCACGGCGCTGCTCGCCTGCCTGGTCCTCCCGCTCGCCGCCATGGTCGGCCTCGCCGCTCCGGCACAGGCCGCCGACGCCCAGGCGACGTACCGGAAGACCCAGGACTGGGGCGGCGGCTTCACCGGCCAATGGACCGTCAAGAACACCGGCACCACCGCCATCGACGGCTGGACCGTCTCCTGGGACTTCCCCGCCGGCACCTCCGTCACGTCCGCCTGGGACGCCACCGTCACCGGCTCCGGCACCCGATGGACCGCGAGGAACGCCTCGTACAACGGCACCCTCGCCCCTGGCGCCAGCGTCTCCTTCGGCTTCAACGGCACCGGAAGCGGCGGCGCGGACGCGACCGGCTGCGCCCTGAACGGCGCCCCCTGCGACGGATCGGGCACCCCCGGCGACGCACCGCCGTCCGCCCCCGGCACGCCCACCGCCGGGACCGTCACCGACACCGCGGTGACCCTCAGGTGGACGGCCGCCACCGACGACAAGGGCGTGAGGAACTACGACGTGTACCGGGGCTCCGCCAAGGTCGCCACGGTCACGGCCGCCGGTCACACCGACACCGGGCTCTCGCCGGGCACCACGTACGAGTACAGCGTCCGCGCCCGCGACACCGCGGACCAGGTCGGTCCCGCCGGCGGCACCCTGACGGTGACCACCACGGGCGGCGGCGACGGCGGCGCCCGCTTCGTCCAGGCCTCGCCCTACCTGTACCTCGGCTGGGGCGACCCGCCGAACGCCACCGAGGTCATGAGGGCCACGGGCACCAAGTGGTTCACGATGGCCTTCATCCTCGCCCGGAACGGCTGCACCCCCGCGTGGGACGGCCAGCGCCCCCTCACCGGCGGCGTCGACGAGTCCACCATCAGGGCGATCCGCGCGGCCGGCGGCGACGTCGTCCCGTCCATCGGCGGCTGGAGCGGCAACAAGCTCGGCCCCAACTGCTCCACCCCCGAGGCCCTGGCCGGCGCCTACCAGAAGGTGATCGACGCCTACGGCCTGAAGGCGATCGACGTCGACATCGAGAACACCGACGAGTTCGAGAACGCCGCCGTCCAGGACCGCATCCTCACCGCCCTGAAGATCGTCAAGCGGAACAACCCCGGCCTGCGGACGATCCTGACCTTCCCGACCCTCGTCAGCGGCCCCAACTCCTGGGGCGACCGCCTCATCGAGCGCGCCCACGCCCTCGACGCGGACATCGACAACTTCACCATCATGCCGTTCAACTTCGGCGGTGGAGCCGACATGTACGGCAGCACCGTCACCGCCACCGAGGGCCTGAAGGACAAGCTGGTGTCCGTCTTCGGCTGGAGCGACGCGCAGGCCTACGCCCACATCGGCATCTCCGGCATGAACGGCAGCAGCGACACCGGAGAGGTGACCACCCCCCGGATCTGGACCCAGATCCGCGACTGGGCGAACGCCCACCACATCAGCCGTCTGGCCTTCTGGTCGGTCAACCGGGACCGGCCGAACTGGGAGTTCACCACCATCACCGCCGGCTTCACCGGCTGA